A window from Symphalangus syndactylus isolate Jambi chromosome 22, NHGRI_mSymSyn1-v2.1_pri, whole genome shotgun sequence encodes these proteins:
- the MAP3K2 gene encoding mitogen-activated protein kinase kinase kinase 2, whose protein sequence is MDDQQALNSIMQDLAVLHKASRPALSLQETRKAKSSSPKKQNDVRVKFEHRGEKRILQFPRPVKLEDLRSKAKIAFGQSMDLHYTNNELVIPLTTQDDLDKAVELLDRSIHMKSLKILLVINGSTQATNLEPLPSLEDLDNTVFGAERKKRLSIIGPTSRDRSSPPPGYIPDELHQVARNGSFTSINSEGEFIPESMDQMLDPLSLSSPENSGSGSCPSLDSPLDGESYPKSRMPRAQSYPDNHQEFSDYDNPIFEKFGKGGTYPRRYHVSYHHQEYNDGRKTFPRARRTQGTSLRSPVSFSPTDHSLSTSSGSSIFTPEYDDSRIRRRGSDIDNPTLTVMDISPPSRSPRAPTNWRLGKLLGQGAFGRVYLCYDVDTGRELAVKQVQFDPDSPETSKEVNALECEIQLLKNLLHERIVQYYGCLRDPQEKTLSIFMEYMPGGSIKDQLKAYGALTENVTRKYTRQILEGVHYLHSNMIVHRDIKGANILRDSTGNVKLGDFGASKRLQTICLSGTGMKSVTGTPYWMSPEVISGEGYGRKADIWSVACTVVEMLTEKPPWAEFEAMAAIFKIATQPTNPKLPPHVSDYTRDFLKRIFVEAKLRPSADELLRHMFVHYH, encoded by the exons AATCCTTCAGTTCCCCAGACCAGTTAAACTGGAAGATCTGAGATCTAAAGCTAAAATTGCCTTTGGACAGTCTATGGATCTACATTATACCAATAACGAG ttgGTAATTCCATTAACTACTCAAGATGACTTGGACAAAGCTGTGGAACTGCTGGATCGTAGTATTCATATGAAGAGCCTCAAGATATTACTTGTAATAAATGGAAGTACACAG GCTACTAATTTAGAACCATTGCCATCACTAGAAGATTTGGATAATACAGTATTTGGAGCAGAGAGGAAAAAACGGCTTTCTATAATAG GTCCTACTAGTAGAGATAGAAGTTCTCCTCCCCCAGGATACATTCCAGATGAATTACACCAGGTTGCCCGGAATGGGTCATTCACTAGTATCAACAGTGAAGGAGAGTTCATTCCAGAGAGCATGGACCAA ATGCTGGATCCATTATCTTTAAGCAGCCCTGAAAATTCTGGCTCAGGAAGTTGTCCATCACTTGATAGTCCTTTGGATGG agagAGCTATCCCAAATCACGAATGCCTAGGGCACAGAGCTACCCGGATAATCATCAGGAATTTTCAG ACTATGATAACCCTATCTTTGAGAAATTTGGAAAAGGAGGAACATATCCAAGAAGGTATCATGTTTCATATCATCATCAAGAGTATAATGATG GTCGTAAAACTTTTCCAAGAGCTAGAAGGACCCAGGGGACCAGCTTACGGTCTCCTGTGAGTTTCAGTCCTACTGATCACTCCTTAAGCACTAGTAGTGGAAGCAGTATCTTTACCCCAGAGTATGATGATAGTCGAATAAGAAGAAGGGGAAGTGACATAGACAATCCTACTTTGACCGTAATGGACATCAGCCCACCCAGCCGTT CACCTCGAGCTCCGACCAACTGGAGATTGGGCAAACTGCTTGGCCAAGGAGCCTTTGGAAGGGTCTACCTCTGTTATGATGTTGATACAGGAAGAGAATTGGCTGTTAAGCAAGTTCAATTTGATCCCGATAGTCCTGAGACCAGCAAG GAAGTAAATGCACTTGAGTGTGAAATTCAGTTGCTGAAAAACTTGCTACATGAGCGAATTGTTCAGTATTATGGCTGTTTGAGGGATCCCCAGGAAAAAACACTTTCCATATTTATGGAATATATGCCAGGG gGTTCAATTAAGGACCAATTAAAAGCATATGGCGCTCTTACTGAGAATGTGACTAGGAAATACACCCGTCAGATTCTGGAGGGTGTCCATTATTTGCACAGTAATATGATTGTCCATAGAGATATCAAAG GCGCAAATATCCTGCGAGATTCAACAGGCAACGTCAAACTAGGAGATTTTGGGGCCAGCAAACGGCTTCAGACCATCTGTCTCTCAGGGACAGGAATGAAGTCTGTCACGGGCACACCATACTGGATGAGCCCTGAAGTCATCAGTGGAGAAGGCTATGGAAGAAAAGCAGACATCTG gaGTGTTGCATGTACTGTGGTAGAAATGCTAACTGAAAAGCCGCCTTGGGCTGAATTTGAAGCAATGGCTGCCATCTTTAAAATCGCCACACAGCCAACAAATCCAAAGCTGCCACCTCATGTCTCAGACTATACTCGAGATTTCCTCAAACGGATTTTTGTAGAGGCCAAACTGAGACCTTCAGCTGATGAACTCTTAAGGCACATGTTTGTGCATTATCACTAG